One genomic window of Candidatus Nitrospira inopinata includes the following:
- a CDS encoding DUF423 domain-containing protein has product MRENVIMDVDVSARRVIAIGCVVAGVGVAAGAFGAHMLKTLLEPPMLAAYDTGTRYQMYHAFGMILSGMGARVFRDHRLVKAGWFFAAGLVLFCGSLYGMALLEWRWLGPITPIGGLTFIAGWLLLAWRTWHGMQPRGE; this is encoded by the coding sequence ATGAGGGAGAACGTGATCATGGACGTGGATGTGTCGGCTCGACGGGTGATAGCGATCGGCTGTGTGGTGGCGGGGGTCGGCGTGGCTGCCGGAGCGTTCGGCGCGCACATGCTGAAGACCCTGTTGGAGCCGCCGATGTTGGCCGCCTATGACACCGGCACGCGATACCAGATGTACCACGCTTTCGGGATGATCTTGAGTGGGATGGGTGCGAGGGTGTTCAGGGATCATCGACTTGTGAAAGCCGGGTGGTTTTTTGCCGCCGGGCTCGTGCTGTTTTGCGGGAGCCTCTATGGCATGGCGCTGCTTGAGTGGCGGTGGCTGGGGCCGATTACACCCATCGGAGGGCTCACGTTCATTGCCGGTTGGCTGTTGCTGGCCTGGCGGACCTGGCACGGAATGCAACCAAGGGGGGAGTAA
- a CDS encoding sensor histidine kinase, with translation MRLSIFWRLLLTSLVIIAVMGGVNLYALYQLRHLTGMSTEMALLHYPAVESAKRLQGSLYAQLNSEKKYLATKDAAFLTNLSDEVDDFRRNLEQLLSQEHSQQGRTFLQETNRLLENRVALFQSGFSMSGHNGSVNLADYEAKRDALTDQMLSLIQGYLDLHEARLSVGVSESRASAVQAEAVTQQLVLVALIFGLGLAATASYTILRPLRQLQGHIKQIGQGKFGRSLDIKAPAELKDLVDTVNWMGAKLQELDNMKTEFLAHVSHELRTPVASIQEGTHLLLDEIPGPLAQDQRTTLRIMADSCRRLIHLISTILDLSKMDAGMMEYQIVTVDLRRIADVSINKVRLLADSKRVQLLIEHPGERVWVKADAARIEQVLDNLLSNALKFSPESGVVKILMTPNPQVGLLEVAVSDMGPGIAAEDLPHIFERFYQGRTKAKGSSAGSGLGLALAKKVVEALGGRIWIESEAGKGTTVRFTLRSAKEGKAKTA, from the coding sequence GTGCGACTATCCATATTCTGGCGCCTGCTTCTGACGTCTCTCGTGATCATCGCCGTCATGGGAGGAGTCAACCTGTACGCCCTTTATCAGCTCAGACACTTGACGGGGATGAGCACGGAGATGGCGCTCTTGCACTATCCGGCGGTGGAATCCGCGAAACGATTACAGGGGTCGCTCTACGCGCAGCTTAACAGCGAAAAAAAGTATTTGGCGACCAAGGACGCGGCGTTTCTGACGAACTTGAGCGACGAGGTTGACGATTTCAGAAGAAATCTCGAGCAGTTGCTGAGCCAGGAGCATTCACAGCAGGGGAGAACGTTTCTTCAAGAAACCAACCGCCTGCTGGAAAATCGCGTGGCGCTCTTTCAGAGCGGGTTCAGCATGTCAGGCCACAACGGGTCCGTGAACCTTGCCGATTATGAAGCCAAACGTGACGCGCTGACGGATCAAATGTTGTCCCTCATTCAAGGCTATCTGGACCTGCATGAGGCCCGGTTAAGCGTCGGGGTGAGCGAGTCGCGGGCCAGCGCCGTTCAAGCCGAGGCGGTGACCCAGCAGTTGGTGCTGGTCGCGTTGATTTTCGGTCTGGGGCTCGCCGCGACGGCGAGCTATACGATTCTTCGGCCGCTTCGCCAGTTGCAGGGCCATATCAAGCAGATCGGGCAGGGGAAATTCGGCCGGTCGCTTGACATTAAGGCCCCCGCGGAATTGAAAGACCTGGTCGACACCGTCAATTGGATGGGAGCCAAACTCCAAGAGCTTGACAATATGAAGACCGAGTTCTTGGCCCATGTGTCGCACGAACTCCGCACGCCCGTGGCCTCGATCCAAGAAGGGACCCACCTCCTCCTTGATGAGATTCCAGGTCCCTTGGCGCAGGATCAACGAACCACCTTGCGAATTATGGCGGACAGTTGCCGTCGGTTGATCCATCTCATCTCAACCATCCTCGATCTGTCGAAGATGGACGCGGGCATGATGGAGTATCAAATCGTGACCGTGGACCTCCGGCGCATCGCCGACGTGTCCATCAACAAGGTCCGTCTGTTGGCCGATTCAAAACGCGTCCAATTGCTGATCGAGCATCCCGGAGAACGGGTCTGGGTCAAAGCGGATGCCGCCCGTATCGAGCAAGTGTTGGATAACCTCTTGTCGAACGCCCTGAAGTTCAGCCCCGAAAGCGGCGTTGTGAAAATACTGATGACGCCGAATCCGCAGGTCGGCCTGCTCGAGGTGGCGGTGTCCGACATGGGGCCCGGCATCGCCGCGGAGGATCTGCCTCATATTTTCGAGCGATTTTATCAAGGACGGACAAAGGCAAAAGGTTCTTCGGCGGGAAGCGGATTGGGACTCGCGCTCGCGAAGAAAGTCGTCGAGGCTCTGGGAGGACGAATTTGGATTGAAAGCGAGGCGGGCAAAGGAACCACTGTACGGTTTACCCTACGGTCGGCAAAAGAGGGAAAGGCAAAAACAGCATGA
- the clpB gene encoding ATP-dependent chaperone ClpB, whose translation MDVNRMTLKLQEALHAASAHAQRRSHQGIDVEHLLLALIDQEGGMSAGLLERGGIALPAVRQAIEQTLAKLPQVQGAGATPGQLHLTARLMQVLTRAEEEQKSLKDDYLSVEHVLLSMAQEGGVFKTLGLTRDRLLAALQQVRGNQRVTSQDPESTYQALEKYGRDLTQLAAQGKLDPVIGRDDEIRRVVQILSRRTKNNPVLIGEPGVGKTAIVEGLAIRIVKGDVPEGLKHKKLVALDMGSLIAGAKYRGEFEERLKAVLKEIQSSQGQILLFIDELHTVVGAGAAEGAMDAANLLKPMLARGELHLIGATTLDEYRKHIEKDAALERRFQTVFVDQPSVEDTISILRGLKERYEVHHGVRIKDSALVAAARLSHRYISDRFLPDKAIDLVDEAAARLRTEIDSLPAELDEVSRKVLQLEIEREALRKEKDPASAARLAALEHELSEKQRDLQALKTKWESEKTSVSRLRKTREAIEEVKRKIEQAERAYDLNRVAELRYGELPRLERELTIEQQQLGKKQGEARLLKEEVDEDEIAAVVSRWTGIPVSRLLEGEVEKLLKLEELLHQRVVGQEEGVRAVADAVLRARSGIKDPNRPIGSFLFLGPTGVGKTELARALASTLFDDEGNLIRIDMSEYMEKHTVARLIGAPPGYVGYEEGGQLTEAVRRRPFSVILFDEIEKAHHDVFNILLQVLDDGRLTDSHGRTVDFKNTVLIMTSNIGSPHILDAQRSGGTYEQVRAVVMGELRQHFRPEFLNRVDEVVVFHGLSTEHLMKIVDIQLERLRRRLEERRITVTLTPAALRHLGERGYDPAFGARPLKRLIQQSVETPIARMLVKGELRDGDTAAIDVQDGNVIITPVITAEPVHTAEGRS comes from the coding sequence ATGGACGTGAATCGAATGACCCTCAAATTACAAGAGGCCTTGCACGCCGCGTCGGCGCATGCCCAACGCCGGAGTCATCAAGGCATCGACGTGGAGCACCTGCTCTTGGCCCTGATCGACCAAGAGGGCGGCATGAGCGCCGGCTTGCTCGAACGAGGGGGTATCGCCTTGCCGGCCGTCCGACAGGCCATCGAGCAGACCTTGGCGAAGTTGCCGCAAGTACAGGGAGCCGGCGCCACCCCGGGCCAGCTCCATTTGACCGCGCGGCTCATGCAGGTCCTCACGCGGGCGGAAGAGGAACAAAAATCTCTGAAGGACGACTATCTGAGCGTCGAGCACGTTCTGCTCTCGATGGCCCAGGAAGGAGGCGTCTTCAAGACATTGGGGCTGACCCGTGACCGACTGTTGGCCGCGCTTCAACAGGTGCGCGGCAACCAGCGGGTCACCTCGCAAGATCCGGAAAGCACCTATCAGGCGCTCGAAAAATACGGCCGCGACCTGACCCAACTGGCCGCGCAAGGCAAACTTGATCCGGTCATCGGACGGGACGACGAGATCAGGCGCGTGGTCCAGATTCTGTCCCGCCGCACGAAAAACAACCCGGTCCTGATCGGCGAGCCCGGCGTGGGCAAGACGGCGATCGTCGAAGGGTTGGCCATCCGCATCGTCAAAGGGGACGTTCCCGAAGGACTCAAGCACAAAAAACTGGTGGCGTTGGACATGGGCTCGCTCATTGCGGGAGCGAAGTACCGAGGGGAATTTGAAGAGCGCCTCAAGGCCGTGCTCAAAGAAATTCAATCGTCCCAGGGGCAGATTCTGCTGTTCATCGACGAATTGCACACGGTCGTCGGCGCCGGCGCCGCGGAGGGAGCCATGGACGCGGCCAATCTGCTGAAGCCGATGCTGGCGCGCGGCGAGCTGCATTTGATCGGCGCCACCACGCTCGACGAATATCGCAAGCACATCGAAAAAGACGCGGCGTTGGAACGCCGCTTCCAGACCGTGTTCGTGGATCAGCCGTCCGTCGAAGACACCATTTCCATCTTGCGAGGGCTCAAAGAACGGTACGAGGTACACCACGGCGTGCGGATCAAAGACAGCGCCCTGGTCGCGGCCGCCCGCCTCTCGCACCGGTACATCTCGGATCGGTTCCTGCCCGATAAGGCCATCGACCTAGTGGACGAAGCGGCGGCGCGCCTGCGGACGGAAATCGACAGTCTCCCGGCCGAGCTGGACGAAGTCTCGCGCAAGGTGCTCCAGTTGGAAATCGAGCGGGAAGCGTTGCGCAAAGAAAAAGATCCGGCCAGCGCTGCCCGGCTGGCCGCCCTCGAACACGAATTGAGCGAGAAACAGCGCGACCTCCAGGCCTTAAAAACCAAGTGGGAGTCCGAAAAAACCTCCGTCTCCCGCCTCCGCAAAACCCGCGAGGCGATCGAGGAGGTCAAGCGAAAGATCGAACAGGCGGAACGGGCCTATGACCTCAACCGGGTCGCCGAGCTTCGATACGGGGAACTGCCTCGGTTGGAGCGTGAGCTTACGATCGAACAGCAACAGTTGGGCAAGAAACAGGGAGAGGCCAGGCTCTTGAAAGAGGAAGTCGATGAGGACGAGATCGCGGCCGTCGTGAGTCGCTGGACAGGCATTCCCGTTTCGCGCCTGCTCGAAGGCGAGGTCGAAAAATTGTTGAAGCTCGAAGAGTTGCTCCACCAGCGCGTGGTCGGGCAGGAAGAGGGAGTCCGCGCCGTGGCGGACGCCGTCCTACGGGCGCGATCCGGCATCAAGGATCCCAATCGCCCGATCGGATCATTTCTCTTTCTCGGCCCGACCGGCGTGGGGAAGACGGAACTGGCCCGGGCCCTGGCCTCGACCCTCTTCGACGACGAGGGCAACCTCATCAGGATCGACATGTCCGAATACATGGAAAAGCACACGGTGGCTCGTCTCATCGGCGCGCCTCCGGGCTATGTCGGCTATGAAGAGGGCGGGCAACTAACCGAAGCGGTGCGGCGACGGCCCTTTTCCGTGATCCTGTTCGACGAAATCGAAAAAGCGCATCACGACGTCTTCAACATTTTGCTTCAAGTGTTGGACGACGGACGGCTGACCGATTCCCACGGCCGCACGGTCGATTTCAAAAACACCGTGCTGATCATGACCTCCAACATCGGCAGTCCCCACATCCTTGACGCGCAACGCAGCGGCGGCACCTACGAACAGGTGCGGGCGGTCGTCATGGGCGAGTTGCGGCAACATTTCCGGCCCGAGTTTTTGAATCGAGTCGATGAAGTGGTGGTGTTCCACGGTCTCAGCACGGAGCACCTGATGAAGATCGTGGACATTCAACTGGAACGGCTCCGCCGGCGGCTCGAGGAACGGCGGATTACCGTGACGTTGACCCCGGCGGCCCTTCGGCATCTCGGCGAGCGAGGGTACGATCCCGCCTTTGGGGCAAGACCGCTCAAGCGGCTGATCCAGCAGAGCGTCGAAACTCCCATCGCCCGCATGCTCGTGAAGGGCGAACTGCGGGATGGAGACACGGCGGCCATCGACGTCCAAGACGGCAACGTGATCATCACGCCGGTCATCACCGCCGAGCCGGTTCACACCGCCGAAGGCCGATCCTAG
- a CDS encoding NAD(P)/FAD-dependent oxidoreductase, with protein sequence MTRKQVVIIGGGFGGLTAARSLRQADVILIDRTNHHLFQPLLYQVAAAALPPGDIAWPFRTIFRSRPNIRIVMDEATSIDRSARTVRLRNSPPLSFDCLIVAPGSRHTYFGHQEWESFAPGLKTIADAIRLREKLLRTFEEAEREQAATGRHHPLTFIIVGGGPTGVELAGALAEIGRKAMGPEFPSLKLDDLSILLVEGGPRILPGFAPELSAKAAASLERMGVTVKVNSPVSAIRADGAMIGNEWVPSTNIIWAAGNRASSLVDSLGVPQDPSGRVKVRADLTIPDDPWIFVIGDAAHCVGDNGAPLPGLAPVAMQQGRYVATLIEKNLSPDRRKPFVYKNRGILATIGRARAVAQFGPLHLSGLLAWLIWCFAHIFFLIGFRNRIRVISEWVWFYLTFKPGARLIFDQQDEPRSDSSAGPSMDKTGSSPSKHVPTAPRLHLVKKTANDE encoded by the coding sequence ATGACTCGCAAACAAGTCGTGATCATCGGAGGAGGATTTGGAGGACTCACGGCAGCCCGCTCCCTGCGGCAGGCGGACGTGATCCTCATCGACCGCACCAACCATCATCTCTTTCAACCGCTACTGTATCAAGTCGCCGCCGCCGCCCTTCCACCCGGCGACATCGCGTGGCCGTTCCGCACGATCTTTCGGTCGCGTCCGAACATCAGGATCGTCATGGACGAGGCGACGTCGATCGACCGATCCGCTCGAACAGTGCGTTTGCGGAACAGCCCTCCCCTTTCCTTCGACTGCTTGATCGTCGCTCCCGGTTCACGCCACACCTATTTCGGCCACCAGGAATGGGAGTCGTTCGCGCCTGGGCTCAAGACCATCGCCGATGCCATCCGCCTGAGAGAAAAACTGCTCCGCACGTTCGAAGAAGCCGAGCGGGAACAGGCCGCGACCGGCAGGCACCACCCCCTGACCTTCATCATCGTGGGCGGAGGTCCGACCGGTGTGGAGCTGGCCGGAGCCCTGGCGGAAATCGGGCGGAAGGCCATGGGGCCTGAATTTCCCTCGTTAAAACTCGACGACCTTTCCATCCTCCTCGTGGAAGGCGGCCCTCGCATTCTCCCGGGATTTGCTCCCGAGCTGTCGGCCAAGGCCGCCGCCTCACTCGAACGGATGGGGGTCACAGTGAAGGTCAACAGTCCGGTCAGTGCGATCCGTGCCGACGGCGCGATGATCGGCAACGAATGGGTGCCCTCGACCAACATCATTTGGGCGGCGGGCAACAGGGCTTCTTCATTGGTGGATTCACTCGGTGTCCCTCAAGACCCGTCGGGGCGGGTGAAGGTGCGTGCGGACCTGACCATCCCGGACGATCCCTGGATTTTCGTCATCGGCGACGCCGCCCATTGCGTGGGAGACAATGGCGCGCCGTTGCCCGGCCTGGCTCCCGTCGCCATGCAACAGGGGCGCTACGTGGCGACACTGATCGAGAAAAATCTCTCTCCCGATCGGCGCAAGCCGTTCGTCTATAAAAACCGCGGCATCCTGGCCACCATCGGACGGGCGAGGGCGGTGGCGCAGTTCGGTCCGCTCCATCTGTCGGGCCTCCTGGCCTGGCTGATTTGGTGTTTCGCCCACATCTTTTTTCTGATCGGGTTTCGGAATCGCATTCGCGTCATTTCGGAGTGGGTCTGGTTCTATCTCACGTTCAAGCCGGGCGCGCGGCTGATTTTCGACCAGCAAGACGAGCCGCGCAGCGACTCGTCGGCCGGTCCCTCGATGGATAAAACCGGTTCTTCCCCCTCAAAACACGTCCCGACGGCGCCTCGCCTCCATCTCGTCAAGAAAACGGCCAACGACGAGTGA
- a CDS encoding dienelactone hydrolase family protein produces MTATTHTAPFTLQQIGTGTARFPSGVPIPTHTDQMVDPYFRTRMPKEHQIDCLLFWPQEKGTYPGVVLLHDWWGLTGQMKDLGARLACEGYMVIVPNLYGRLGGMVTANDDVAAALSERLDRSLALTDINSCCEYLNTRTIAKRNEHAVVGYGMGGSFALRFACHRKRLRAAVSYYGHIPQPTEDLVKNLSAPLLMHRAGKTSNEDIEAFRAAAVGPGKRVETYHYPDAARGFCNDARPDLYRADDQALAWERTARFLKTCFQGT; encoded by the coding sequence ATGACCGCAACCACTCACACGGCACCATTCACGCTGCAACAAATCGGCACGGGAACCGCCCGCTTTCCCAGCGGTGTGCCCATTCCCACCCACACCGACCAAATGGTCGATCCCTATTTCCGGACGAGGATGCCGAAGGAACATCAGATCGACTGTCTGTTGTTCTGGCCGCAGGAAAAGGGAACCTATCCTGGTGTCGTGCTCCTCCACGACTGGTGGGGCCTGACTGGCCAAATGAAGGATCTCGGCGCCCGTCTGGCCTGCGAAGGCTACATGGTCATCGTCCCCAACCTCTATGGCCGACTAGGCGGCATGGTGACCGCTAATGACGACGTGGCTGCGGCCTTGTCGGAAAGGCTCGACCGGTCCCTGGCGCTGACGGACATCAATTCCTGCTGTGAATATCTCAACACCCGCACCATTGCCAAGCGAAACGAACATGCCGTGGTGGGTTACGGGATGGGCGGCTCCTTCGCCCTGCGGTTCGCCTGTCACCGCAAACGGCTGAGAGCGGCCGTCTCGTACTACGGTCACATTCCTCAACCGACCGAGGACCTGGTGAAGAATCTGTCGGCTCCCCTGTTGATGCACCGGGCCGGAAAAACCTCGAATGAGGACATTGAAGCCTTTCGCGCCGCCGCCGTCGGGCCGGGCAAGCGGGTGGAAACTTATCACTATCCGGACGCCGCTCGCGGATTTTGCAACGACGCCAGGCCCGATCTGTACAGGGCCGACGACCAGGCGCTCGCCTGGGAACGGACCGCGCGGTTTCTCAAAACCTGTTTTCAAGGGACATGA
- a CDS encoding Gfo/Idh/MocA family protein — MSERHQHHEPIGIGKPIGIGRPIGIGLIGAGRHGLRYARHIVHDLPSAVLRAVCRRHPARGLDLPDAQSVAMYGRGESLIADPSVEAVVAVVPPVLAPEICRLAVQARKPLLIEKPLAVSGAEARAMVSMARQAAVPLMTAQTLRFDAAVQGVRAWKERLGRSERLLLTSHVEVKDNRADHAQGYGGRGALLEIGVHLLDLVRYLTGEEVREVCCTMNRSHANAPETVVSAHLTTEGGTACVLDVARVSGERVGTVEWIGSQGRICADWPRRLVHWTGRGGKREEREHPPSQTVLFTLQAFLQAIADGSPMPITGEDGCRAVEIADACYRSAELNGAPVSPPGPSR; from the coding sequence ATGTCGGAACGTCACCAGCACCATGAGCCGATCGGTATTGGCAAACCGATCGGCATCGGCAGGCCGATCGGCATCGGATTGATCGGCGCCGGACGACACGGGCTTCGCTATGCTCGGCACATCGTCCATGACCTTCCGTCCGCCGTTCTGAGGGCGGTTTGCCGACGGCATCCGGCTCGAGGACTGGACCTGCCCGACGCACAATCGGTCGCGATGTACGGGCGGGGCGAATCGTTGATCGCGGACCCTTCCGTTGAGGCCGTCGTCGCCGTCGTTCCGCCGGTCTTGGCTCCCGAGATTTGTCGTCTGGCTGTGCAGGCTCGCAAACCTCTGTTGATCGAAAAGCCCTTGGCCGTCTCGGGAGCGGAGGCGCGGGCCATGGTGTCCATGGCTCGGCAAGCGGCCGTACCCTTAATGACGGCCCAGACTTTGCGGTTCGACGCCGCCGTTCAGGGAGTCCGCGCCTGGAAGGAACGTCTCGGTCGATCGGAGCGGCTGCTCCTGACCAGTCACGTCGAAGTCAAAGACAACAGGGCTGATCATGCTCAGGGATACGGGGGCCGAGGAGCTTTGCTGGAGATCGGAGTGCATCTGCTCGATTTGGTCCGATACCTGACGGGCGAAGAGGTGCGCGAGGTCTGCTGCACGATGAACCGGTCCCATGCGAACGCCCCTGAGACGGTCGTCTCCGCCCACCTGACGACAGAGGGGGGAACGGCGTGTGTCTTGGATGTGGCGAGAGTGTCGGGAGAGCGGGTTGGAACGGTGGAATGGATCGGATCACAGGGCCGGATCTGCGCGGACTGGCCGCGCCGTCTGGTCCATTGGACCGGCCGCGGCGGGAAGCGGGAAGAGCGGGAGCATCCTCCTTCGCAAACGGTCCTCTTCACGCTCCAGGCGTTTCTGCAAGCGATTGCCGATGGCTCGCCGATGCCGATTACCGGCGAAGACGGTTGCCGCGCCGTCGAGATCGCCGACGCCTGCTATCGGTCCGCGGAATTAAACGGCGCGCCCGTGTCGCCGCCTGGTCCTTCGCGATGA
- a CDS encoding YifB family Mg chelatase-like AAA ATPase, with protein MLAKVTSAALVGLDAHLVDVEVDISGGLPQFSVVGLPDATVRESRDRVRSALKNSGFHFPAKRITVNLAPAGIKKEGSGLDLAIAVGILVAEEVISQELLQRRVLIGELSLDGRVKPVTGALSFGLACRKGYDLVLPAENGQEAALVEGIAAYPVHTLSQTVEFLGGNHLISPMVFDRGMLETARPAEEEDFSDVRGQDHAKRALEVAAAGGHNVLMVGPPGSGKTMLARRLPSILPLLDLDEAIETTRVHSVAGQLAPERPLLTARPFRAPHHSISDAGLIGGGTVPKPGEVSLAHNGVLFLDESPEFKRGVLEGLRQPLEDGHVTLTRASGSLRYPARFMLVAAMNPCPCGYYGDRTRPCVCSPMQVRRYRSKLSGPLLDRLDIHLDVPPVPVQELRAEAPSAEKSAAIRSRVMAARDRQRRRYQHEGMYTNAQLKPRQLKRYCALDQTAQDLLERAMVRLRLSARAHGRILRVARTIADLAESDTIDAVHVAEAVQYRSFDRHVEA; from the coding sequence ATGCTCGCCAAGGTTACGAGTGCGGCTCTCGTCGGTCTTGATGCCCACCTGGTCGACGTCGAGGTTGATATTTCGGGCGGCCTTCCCCAATTCTCGGTCGTCGGGTTGCCCGACGCTACGGTGAGAGAAAGCCGTGATCGGGTTCGCTCCGCGCTCAAAAACTCCGGATTTCACTTTCCCGCCAAACGCATCACGGTCAATCTGGCTCCGGCCGGCATCAAGAAGGAGGGATCAGGGCTTGATCTGGCGATCGCCGTCGGCATCCTGGTGGCCGAAGAGGTGATTTCTCAGGAGCTGTTGCAACGTCGGGTGCTGATCGGAGAGCTGTCGTTGGATGGGCGGGTGAAGCCGGTCACGGGCGCGTTGTCGTTCGGCCTGGCCTGTCGCAAAGGGTATGATCTTGTCCTGCCGGCCGAGAACGGCCAGGAAGCCGCGTTAGTCGAAGGCATCGCTGCGTACCCGGTCCATACGCTGTCGCAAACGGTGGAGTTTCTGGGCGGAAACCATCTCATTTCCCCGATGGTGTTCGACCGTGGCATGCTGGAAACGGCCAGGCCGGCGGAAGAGGAAGACTTCAGTGACGTTCGCGGTCAGGACCACGCGAAACGGGCTCTGGAAGTGGCCGCGGCGGGCGGACACAATGTGCTGATGGTCGGTCCTCCCGGGTCCGGCAAGACCATGTTGGCCCGTCGTTTGCCGTCCATTCTCCCGTTGCTGGATTTGGACGAGGCGATCGAAACCACGCGCGTGCACAGTGTCGCCGGACAATTGGCTCCCGAACGTCCGTTGTTGACGGCTCGCCCGTTCCGCGCCCCCCATCACAGCATCTCCGACGCGGGTCTCATCGGCGGAGGCACGGTGCCGAAGCCGGGGGAAGTGTCGCTCGCTCATAACGGCGTCCTGTTTCTTGACGAGTCCCCGGAGTTCAAACGGGGAGTCTTGGAAGGGTTGCGGCAGCCGTTGGAGGATGGTCACGTGACGTTGACCAGGGCCAGTGGATCGCTCCGGTATCCCGCGCGGTTTATGTTGGTGGCGGCCATGAACCCCTGCCCCTGCGGCTACTACGGAGATCGGACCAGACCCTGCGTCTGCTCGCCCATGCAAGTGCGTCGGTATCGCTCCAAACTGTCCGGTCCCTTGCTCGATCGGCTGGATATCCATTTGGACGTGCCGCCGGTGCCGGTTCAGGAACTGCGCGCGGAGGCGCCGTCCGCCGAAAAGTCGGCGGCGATCCGATCGCGGGTGATGGCGGCTCGGGATCGCCAGCGCCGCCGGTATCAGCACGAAGGCATGTATACGAACGCCCAGTTGAAGCCGCGCCAGTTAAAACGGTATTGTGCGCTGGATCAGACGGCGCAAGATCTTCTGGAACGAGCCATGGTCCGATTGCGGCTGTCCGCGCGGGCGCACGGACGGATTCTGCGTGTCGCCAGGACCATTGCCGACCTGGCCGAGTCTGATACAATCGATGCCGTGCATGTCGCCGAGGCCGTGCAGTATCGCTCATTCGACCGTCATGTGGAGGCGTGA
- a CDS encoding Lrp/AsnC family transcriptional regulator gives MATKAYILIKVKAGKAKDVVAALKRIAGVEQAHSCFGRPDIFAFISVQDERALSDVVISKIHTIEGVEETDTHIVADP, from the coding sequence ATGGCGACCAAAGCCTATATTCTCATCAAGGTCAAGGCGGGCAAGGCCAAAGACGTCGTCGCGGCGCTCAAACGGATCGCCGGCGTCGAACAGGCTCATTCCTGCTTCGGACGTCCCGACATTTTCGCGTTTATCAGCGTGCAAGACGAGCGCGCTCTTTCGGACGTCGTCATTTCAAAAATTCACACCATCGAAGGAGTTGAAGAAACCGACACGCATATCGTGGCGGATCCCTGA